In Devosia beringensis, a single window of DNA contains:
- the ssb gene encoding single-stranded DNA-binding protein, which yields MAGSVNKVILVGNLGADPEIRNLPSGGKVVNLSIATSENWKDKNTGERREKTEWHRVVIFSEGLARVAESYLKKGSKVYIEGQLQTRKWQDQSGADKYSTEVVLQGFNSNLTLLDGRGDGDSAGGGDGGGFRGVRDNNNGGGGGGARRPQSNAPAFEPGGMDDDIPF from the coding sequence ATGGCAGGCAGTGTCAACAAGGTGATTTTGGTCGGCAATCTTGGTGCCGATCCGGAAATCAGGAATTTGCCCAGTGGCGGCAAGGTGGTCAATCTGTCGATTGCCACCTCCGAAAACTGGAAGGACAAGAATACCGGCGAGCGCCGCGAAAAGACCGAATGGCACCGCGTGGTGATCTTCTCGGAAGGTCTGGCCCGCGTGGCAGAGAGCTACCTCAAGAAGGGCAGCAAGGTCTATATCGAAGGCCAGCTGCAGACCCGCAAATGGCAGGACCAGTCCGGCGCCGACAAGTACTCGACCGAAGTGGTGCTGCAGGGCTTTAACTCGAACCTGACGCTGCTGGACGGCCGTGGTGACGGCGACAGTGCCGGCGGCGGCGATGGCGGCGGCTTCCGCGGCGTGCGCGACAACAATAATGGCGGTGGCGGTGGCGGCGCTCGTCGGCCCCAGTCCAACGCCCCGGCCTTCGAGCCCGGCGGCATGGATGACGATATTCCGTTCTAG
- a CDS encoding LysE family translocator, which yields MDYAQALWVYTFLLFGIIVVPGMDMFFVIANALTGGRRAGFAAVAGIMLGGAVHTLFGALAVGVFTHLPALLYQGLILVGAAYMAWIGWTLLGSAITVAGIPMPRTRSHAVAFRQGVITCLLNPKAYLFVMAVYPQFIRPQFGPIWSQALVMGVLTAIMQFAIYGSLALAAGKGRDALVGNPHWTIWIGRGAGALFLATAALTAWHGVTLEMQT from the coding sequence ATGGATTATGCTCAGGCCCTGTGGGTCTATACCTTCCTGCTCTTCGGCATCATCGTGGTGCCGGGCATGGACATGTTCTTCGTCATCGCCAATGCATTGACCGGTGGCCGGCGCGCCGGCTTTGCTGCCGTGGCGGGCATCATGCTGGGCGGCGCCGTGCATACGCTGTTCGGCGCCTTGGCCGTCGGCGTCTTCACCCACCTCCCCGCGCTGCTCTATCAGGGGCTTATCCTGGTCGGCGCCGCCTACATGGCCTGGATCGGCTGGACCCTGCTGGGCAGCGCCATCACCGTGGCGGGTATCCCCATGCCGCGCACCCGCTCACACGCGGTGGCCTTCCGTCAGGGCGTCATTACATGCCTGCTCAATCCCAAGGCCTATCTCTTCGTCATGGCGGTCTATCCGCAGTTTATCCGCCCGCAATTCGGGCCGATCTGGTCACAGGCGCTCGTCATGGGCGTTCTTACGGCCATCATGCAGTTTGCCATCTATGGCAGCCTGGCGCTGGCCGCCGGCAAGGGCCGCGATGCCCTGGTGGGCAATCCGCACTGGACCATCTGGATCGGCCGTGGCGCCGGCGCCCTGTTTCTCGCCACTGCCGCCTTAACCGCCTGGCATGGCGTGACATTGGAGATGCAGACTTGA
- a CDS encoding acetyl-CoA hydrolase/transferase family protein produces the protein MPPIDYSARIHNPDLLARITTPEAAAALIKDGMIVGMSGFTKAGDAKAVPLAMAERAKVDPFQITLITGASLGHDIDRILTEAHVLARRMPFQADPTLRQAINRGEVMFIDQHLSETVEHLRSNQLGPIDYAIVEAAAIRADGGIVPTTSIGNSASFAILAKQVIVEINLSQPLGLDGLHDVYIPTKRPAREPIPVMACNSRVGTSYVPIPPEKIAAIVITDEVDSAASVSPADADTDAIGSHLIDFLQSEVDKGRLDLTLQPLQAGIGSIANSVLRGLAKGPFHHLQMYSEVLQDSTFDLFDAGKLSFASASSITLSAPYAARVFGDFARYKDKLILRPQEISNHPEVIRRLGVIGINTALEFDIYGNVNSTHVGGTMMMNGIGGSGDFARNAYISIFVTKSLAKDGAISSVVPMVSHVDHSEHDVDILVTEVGLADLRELAPRERARAIIDNCVHPSYRDQMNDYFDRAVARGGHTPHLLEEAFSWHLRRQQTGSMHA, from the coding sequence ATGCCCCCCATCGACTACAGCGCCCGCATTCACAACCCCGACCTGCTCGCGCGGATCACCACGCCTGAGGCAGCCGCCGCCCTGATCAAGGATGGCATGATCGTGGGGATGAGCGGCTTCACCAAGGCCGGCGACGCCAAGGCCGTGCCGCTGGCCATGGCTGAACGGGCCAAGGTCGATCCGTTCCAGATCACCCTGATCACCGGCGCCTCGCTCGGCCATGATATCGACCGTATCCTGACCGAGGCGCACGTGCTGGCCCGTCGCATGCCGTTCCAGGCCGATCCGACCCTGCGCCAGGCAATCAATCGCGGCGAGGTCATGTTCATCGACCAGCACCTGAGCGAAACGGTAGAGCACCTGCGCTCCAACCAGCTCGGACCGATCGACTATGCCATTGTCGAGGCCGCCGCGATCCGGGCCGATGGCGGCATCGTCCCCACGACCTCGATCGGCAATTCGGCCAGCTTTGCCATCCTGGCCAAGCAGGTGATCGTCGAAATCAACCTGTCTCAGCCGCTGGGTCTCGATGGCCTGCACGACGTCTATATCCCCACCAAGCGCCCTGCCCGCGAACCCATTCCGGTCATGGCCTGCAACAGCCGAGTCGGCACATCCTATGTGCCGATCCCGCCCGAAAAGATCGCTGCCATCGTCATCACCGACGAGGTCGACAGCGCCGCCAGCGTCTCGCCGGCCGATGCCGACACCGATGCCATCGGCAGCCACCTGATCGATTTTCTGCAAAGCGAGGTCGACAAGGGCCGCCTCGACCTCACCCTGCAGCCTTTGCAGGCCGGCATCGGCTCCATCGCCAATTCGGTCTTACGCGGGCTCGCCAAGGGCCCCTTTCATCACCTCCAGATGTATAGCGAGGTGCTGCAGGACTCCACCTTCGATCTGTTCGACGCCGGCAAGCTCAGCTTTGCCTCGGCCTCGTCCATCACGCTGAGCGCCCCCTATGCAGCGCGGGTCTTTGGCGATTTCGCCCGCTACAAGGACAAGCTGATCCTGCGGCCGCAGGAAATCTCCAACCATCCCGAGGTCATCCGGCGCCTGGGCGTGATCGGCATCAACACGGCGCTCGAATTCGACATCTATGGCAACGTCAATTCCACCCATGTCGGCGGCACCATGATGATGAACGGCATTGGCGGCTCGGGCGACTTCGCCCGCAACGCCTATATCTCCATCTTCGTCACCAAGTCGCTGGCCAAGGACGGCGCCATCTCCTCGGTCGTGCCCATGGTCAGCCATGTCGATCACAGCGAGCATGACGTCGATATCCTCGTCACCGAGGTGGGGCTGGCCGATCTGCGCGAACTGGCGCCGCGCGAGCGGGCTCGCGCCATCATCGATAATTGCGTGCATCCAAGCTATCGCGACCAGATGAACGACTATTTCGACCGCGCCGTGGCGCGCGGCGGCCACACCCCTCATCTGCTGGAGGAGGCCTTTTCCTGGCACCTTCGCCGCCAGCAGACCGGCAGCATGCATGCCTGA